One window from the genome of Musa acuminata AAA Group cultivar baxijiao chromosome BXJ1-4, Cavendish_Baxijiao_AAA, whole genome shotgun sequence encodes:
- the LOC135672488 gene encoding uncharacterized protein LOC135672488: MTVTLSTVNPLFPLPILFLLLASPTSSQPDCKSSCGSIPIHYPFGTGPGCGSPVFHPHVACDGDQLTFTTRTGSYPIQSVDYANQVLYITDPSMSTCSSTCRSDGFSLDWNAPFTFVDGDVFALLDCSTSPSSSSPLFAPNSTDGATPLCDTTNAPICALLYSCPAISQLNVPISTCCIYTPVTLGPTFEMDLKKLQCSSYSGIYSFNGDETSPGGWNFGVALKYRFSVDDGYPSACADCEKSNGVCGYTGKYNSFTCNCVNGMNSPINCYFASVSWSGGDKLDPLWMGFGLIYAWWLVVWILL, translated from the exons ATGACTGTGACTCTAAGCACTGTCAaccctctctttcctctccctattctcttcctcctcctcgcctcCCCCACATCCTCTCAGCCCGACTGCAAGAGCTCCTGCGGCTCCATCCCCATCCACTACCCCTTCGGCACCGGCCCCGGCTGTGGAAGCCCCGTGTTCCACCCCCACGTCGCCTGCGACGGCGATCAGCTTACCTTCACCACCCGCACCGGCTCCTACCCGATCCAGTCCGTCGACTACGCCAACCAGGTGCTCTACATCACCGACCCCTCCATGTCCACATGCTCGTCGACGTGCCGAAGCGACGGGTTCTCCCTCGACTGGAACGCGCCCTTCACCTTCGTGGACGGCGACGTCTTCGCCCTCCTCGACTGCTCCAcctccccctcttcctcctcccctctctTCGCGCCGAACAGCACCGACGGCGCCACGCCGCTGTGCGACACCACGAACGCGCCCATCTGCGCCCTCCTCTACTCGTGCCCGGCGATCAGCCAGCTCAACGTGCCCATCTCCACCTGCTGCATCTACACCCCGGTCACTCTCGGACCCACcttcgagatggacctcaagaagcTGCAGTGCAGCTCCTACTCGGGCATCTACAGCTTCAACGGCGACGAGACGTCCCCCGGCGGCTGGAATTTCGGGGTGGCCCTCAAGTACCGGTTCAGCGTCGACGACGGCTATCCGAGTGCATGCGCCGACTGCGAGAAGAGCAACGGAGTCTGCGGGTACACGGGGAAGTACAACTCCTTCACCTGCAACTGCGTAAATGGCATGAACTCCCCCATCAACTGCTACTTCGCGTCGGTCTCATGGAGTGGTGGCGACAAGCTCGATCCATTGTGGATGG GATTTGGGTTGATCTATGCATGGTGGCTTGTTGTTTGGATCTTGCTGTAA